Genomic DNA from Hymenobacter jejuensis:
ACATCGACGGTTCGCAGCATTTGTTTTCGCCCGAAGGCGTGATGGATATTCAGCGCACCATTGGCGCCGACATCATCATGGCATTTGATGAGTGCACGCCGTGGCCCTGCGAATACGACTACGCCAAGCGCTCGCTGGACATGACGCATCGCTGGCTCAAGCGCTGCATTGCCCGCTTCGATAGCACCGAAGGCCACTACGGCTACGAGCAGACGCTTTTCCCAATCGTGCAAGGCAGCACTTTCAAAGATCTGCGCATCCAGTCGGCGGAGTTTGTGGCCGAGCAGCAGCGCGAAGGCAACGCCATCGGCGGCCTGAGCGTAGGTGAGCCCGCCGAGCTGATGTACGAAATGACTGAGCTCGTCTGCGACATCTTGCCCAAAGATAAGCCCCGCTATCTGATGGGCGTCGGCACCCCAGCTAACATATTGGAAAACATTGCGTTAGGCGTTGATATGTTCGACTGCGTAATGCCCACCCGCAACGCGCGCAACGGCATGCTGTTTACGACGCAAGGCGTGATGAACATTACCAATAAAAAGTGGGCCACCGATTTCGAGCCGATTGATGCCGAACTAGGCGGCTACGTCAGTACGTTTTACTCGCGCGCTTACGTTCGTCACTTGTTTCAGAGTCAGGAAATGCTCGGCCCGCAAATTGCGTCGGTGCACAACCTGACGTTCTATTTGTGGCTAGTCAAGCAGGCGCGGGAGCACATCCTGGCCGGCACTTTTCGCGAGTGGAAAGACCGCATGGTGAAGCAACTCATGACGCGCCTGTAAATCACTAGCTACACAACTACTTCATTATCAATTACTTATACAAATCAGCTTAAAACTCCGTAAAAAGCTGATTATCAGCGCCCATCCCATTAATCTGCCTCACCCACGATTACATGAAGCTGCTCGATAAATACATCCTCCAGAAATTTCTCACCTCGTTTTTCTTTACGGTGGTGGTGCTGGTGGCCGTGATCTGCGTGATTGACTTCACGGAGAAAAACGACGATTTCATCCAGCACGACCTCGGCGCCAAGCAGATTATTCTGGAATATTACGTCAATCTGTTTCCGTATTACGCCAATCTGCTCTCCCCCATCACGGTGTTCATAGCCACCGTATTCGTGACGGCGCGCTTGGCTTCTCGCACCGAAATTGTAGCGATTCTGGCCAGCGGCGTGAGTTTTCGCCGGTTTTTGCTGCCTTATGTTATGGGTGGGTTGATTATCGGGGCGGCCACGTTTGGGCTCATTGGCTGGCTGATTCCGGTGGCCAACAAGACGCGCGTGAACTTTGAACGCCTTTACACCAAGCGGCAGTATCACTTCGATGCGCGCAACTTTCACATCAAGATTGGGCCCGAAACCTATGCCCAGA
This window encodes:
- the tgt gene encoding tRNA guanosine(34) transglycosylase Tgt; its protein translation is MTFDLVAQDSQTKARVGVVTTAHGAIQTPIFMPVGTVGTVKAVQQRDLVNDVQAQIILGNTYHLYLRPGLDILRQAGGLHKFNGWDRPILTDSGGYQVYSLSGTRKIKEEGVKFRSHIDGSQHLFSPEGVMDIQRTIGADIIMAFDECTPWPCEYDYAKRSLDMTHRWLKRCIARFDSTEGHYGYEQTLFPIVQGSTFKDLRIQSAEFVAEQQREGNAIGGLSVGEPAELMYEMTELVCDILPKDKPRYLMGVGTPANILENIALGVDMFDCVMPTRNARNGMLFTTQGVMNITNKKWATDFEPIDAELGGYVSTFYSRAYVRHLFQSQEMLGPQIASVHNLTFYLWLVKQAREHILAGTFREWKDRMVKQLMTRL